The following proteins are co-located in the Acidobacteriota bacterium genome:
- a CDS encoding NADH-quinone oxidoreductase subunit J, which yields MDYHVLFFYLLAAVTLLSGLMVILMKNPVHSAIFLIITFLAVAGIFVLLNAEFLAAVQVLVYAGGIMVLFLFVIMLVTMGEQKTGMSGFRKFHVLISILLALLLASSLIFIFFINPFTSTEPQDTSVLNGDGGNLETVGVGLYMYYLLPFEVASVLLLVAMIGAVVLAKYRI from the coding sequence ATGGACTATCACGTTTTATTTTTCTATCTGCTGGCGGCCGTCACCCTGCTCTCGGGGCTCATGGTCATTCTGATGAAGAATCCGGTGCATTCCGCAATCTTTCTGATCATCACATTCCTGGCCGTCGCAGGCATCTTCGTCCTCCTTAACGCCGAATTCCTTGCAGCCGTCCAGGTACTGGTATATGCCGGCGGGATCATGGTCCTCTTTCTCTTTGTCATAATGCTTGTTACTATGGGAGAACAAAAGACTGGGATGAGCGGGTTCAGGAAATTTCATGTTCTGATATCGATCCTCCTCGCCCTGCTCCTTGCTTCTTCTCTCATCTTCATCTTTTTCATTAACCCGTTTACATCTACGGAGCCGCAGGATACCAGTGTTCTTAATGGGGATGGGGGGAATCTGGAAACTGTTGGAGTAGGGCTGTACATGTATTACCTGCTTCCCTTCGAGGTTGCATCAGTCCTTCTCCTCGTCGCAATGATCGGTGCCGTGGTCCTT